One Triticum dicoccoides isolate Atlit2015 ecotype Zavitan chromosome 5B, WEW_v2.0, whole genome shotgun sequence genomic window carries:
- the LOC119306601 gene encoding zinc finger protein ZAT11-like has translation MKHQRAAVDQAVSLPLSLGAVPGLNKKMRRAAAAAGGDRFVCKTCGRSFPSFQALGGHRTSHLRARHGLALALTTSDQYYSVKPKSTTDQKQAHRCHICHQGFETGQALGGHMRRHREEAAQAPPVLLELFV, from the coding sequence ATGAAGCACCAGAGAGCAGCAGTTGACCAGGCCGtgtccctccccctctccctcggcgCCGTCCCCGGCCTCAACAAGAAgatgcgccgcgccgccgccgcagccggtgGGGATCGGTTCGTGTGCAAGACGTGCGGCCGCTCGTTCCCGTCGTTCCAGGCGCTGGGCGGCCACCGGACCAGCCACCTGCGCGCCCGCCATGGGCTCGCGCTCGCCCTCACCACCAGCGATCAGTACTACTCCGTCAAGCCCAAGAGTACTACCGATCAGAAGCAGGCGCACCGGTGCCACATCTGCCACCAAGGGTTCGAGACGGGGCAGGCGCTCGGCGGCCACATGCGCCGGCACCGTGAGGAGGCGGCGCAGGCGCCGCCTGTTCTGCTCGAGCTCTTTGTCTAG